The Streptomyces sp. R28 region CCGGTGCCGCTACGACAACGCCTACATCGACAACTGGTCGCTGTGGCAGGACGTCTGCATCCTGCTGCGCACGGCGGCACAGTTCGTACGGCCGACGGGGAGCTGAGCGCCGGTGAGCACTTCCTCGGCGGCCTCTCCCCCGCTCGCACCGCCGCTGCCGGCGCCGCCGCCGTCGCCGCGGTGCCGGACCGGCTCCGTGCTGTCCGTGCTGCCGGTCGTGGCGGTCGTCGTCCTGATGGGGCTGCCGGTCGCACCGGACAGCACCGCCACTCCCGCCGACGCGGCCTCGGGGCTGGTCGTGCTGTGGGCCGTCGTGGACACCGTACGGCGGGCGCGGCGCCCGCTGACGCGGACGGCGGCTGTCGTGCTGGGGCTGCCGGTGGTGGGCATCGCGGTCGCCGCGGCGGGGGCGGTGTCGGCCGGCGACGCGATCACGGGACTGGCCCGCTACCTGCAGGTGTTCGTGCTCGTCCCGGTCGCGGTGGTGCTGCTGGTGCGTGACCGACGGGGCGCTCGGCTGGTGCTGTGGTCCCTGGTCGGCCTCGCGCTGTGGCAGGGAGCGGTCGGAGTGCGTCAGTACCTCACCGGAACCGGGGCCCTGTACCAAGGCGCCGACATCCGGGCGGTGGGCACCTTCGGGCCGTCCGACGTGATGGGGATGGCGAGCGTCGTCGCGTACGGCGTGGTGGCCGCGACCGGGCTCGCCCTCGGGACGCGGGCGCGGCGGCTGGGGGTACCCCCGCCCGAAGGGTGGGGGAGGGGCGTGGCGGTCGGATGTGCGCTGGTGCTGCTCGTGCCGCTCGCGCTGTCCTTCAGCCGGGGTGCCTGGATCGCCACGGCGGTCGCCTGCGGGGTGCAGCTGTTGCTGGCCGGGATGCGGCGGGCCGTGAAGGTGTTCGCGGCGGCGGTCGCGGCCTCGGTGGTGCTGGTGGGCGGGCTCGGCGTGGGCGCCGCGGCGTTGCAGG contains the following coding sequences:
- a CDS encoding O-antigen ligase family protein, which encodes MGLPVAPDSTATPADAASGLVVLWAVVDTVRRARRPLTRTAAVVLGLPVVGIAVAAAGAVSAGDAITGLARYLQVFVLVPVAVVLLVRDRRGARLVLWSLVGLALWQGAVGVRQYLTGTGALYQGADIRAVGTFGPSDVMGMASVVAYGVVAATGLALGTRARRLGVPPPEGWGRGVAVGCALVLLVPLALSFSRGAWIATAVACGVQLLLAGMRRAVKVFAAAVAASVVLVGGLGVGAAALQERLTSITQVAETPDQSVVDRYTMWAAAAGMWHGHPVTGVGLKAFPAHRDGHASLALSSGSDTQGAGQAFRRQPLLSPHNMYLLLLSEQGLLGLLTVAGSWLALLVCALLRLRRSGRARECALPACGLLVWQLVNFLYADIGGPSTVLTAICFGLAAWWALARDGATAAAPVEAGPR